One window from the genome of Hippoglossus hippoglossus isolate fHipHip1 chromosome 6, fHipHip1.pri, whole genome shotgun sequence encodes:
- the fezf1 gene encoding fez family zinc finger protein 1 translates to MDGPLRRPAGILGSPPASGSQPAGSDMLTSGGSSSKPLAFSIDRIMARTPEPKSIPLPSWFQSAPVGKPDVCPSSLHCMIPLVPLGYEPGHRLSITGLDPGHFEASSVAAPADFLGFGLNYKNQQEDSAVSQSAGQYKLFRPRVVNQSSFPTMGTVCYLNCSGDTGVGPPPAGLVNLHPMASYLLTARHKAFMAEKSKPGLQQAGERYPVSGVQAFKELSHSHIQHYMKERDHLLTDKIFKESAAAAARLSGSCPGSKPKVFTCEVCGKVFNAHYNLTRHMPVHTGARPFVCKVCGKGFRQASTLCRHKIIHTQEKPHKCNQCGKAFNRSSTLNTHTRIHAGYKPFVCEFCGKGFHQKGNYKNHKLTHSGEKQFKCSICSKAFHQVYNLTFHMHTHNDKKPFTCPTCGKGFCRNFDLKKHIRKLHDSASQQSPPQA, encoded by the exons ATGGACGGTCCTCTCCGCCGCCCAGCGGGGATCCTAGGCTCCCCCCCGGCTTCTGGGAGCCAGCCCGCGGGCTCCGACATGCTCACCTCCGGCGGCAGCAGTAGCAAGCCGCTCGCTTTCTCCATCGACCGGATTATGGCCAGGACGCCCGAGCCCAAGTCAATACCGCTCCCCAGCTGGTTCCAGTCCGCTCCCGTGGGGAAACCCGACGTCTGCCCGTCCTCGCTTCATTGTATGATACCGCTGGTGCCGCTCGGGTACGAGCCGGGCCACAGGCTCAGCATCACCGGGCTGGATCCGGGTCACTTCGAGGCGTCTTCAGTCGCCGCTCCCGCAGACTTTTTGGGCTTTGGGTTGAACTATAAGAACCAGCAGGAGGACTCCGCTGTGAGCCAAAGCGCCGGCCAGTACAAACTCTTCAGACCCCGGGTGGTGAACCAGTCCTCCTTCCCCACCATGGGTACCGTGTGCTACCTGAACTGTAGCGGGGACACGGGCGTCGGTCCCCCGCCGGCCGGCCTGGTCAACCTGCATCCGATGGCCTCGTACCTGCTCACCGCCCGGCACAAAGCCTTCATGGCGGAGAAGAGCAAGCCGGGCCTGCAGCAGGCCGGGGAGCGGTACCCGGTGTCCGGCGTGCAGGCCTTCAAGGAGCTGTCTCACAGCCACATCCAGCACTACATGAAGGAGCGGGACCACCTCCTCACAGACAAGATCTTCAAGGAGTCCGCGGCCGCGGCGGCTCGACTCAGCGGCTCCTGTCCCGGCAGCAAACCCAAAGTTTTCACCTGCGAGGTCTGCGGCAAG GTGTTTAACGCGCACTACAACCTGACGCGCCACATGCCCGTGCACACCGGCGCGCGGCCCTTCGTGTGTAAAGTGTGCGGGAAAGGCTTCAGACAGGCGAGCACACTGTGCCGACACAAAATCATCCACACTCAG GAAAAACCGCACAAGTGTAACCAGTGCGGGAAAGCCTTCAACCGCAGCTCCACGCTCAACACGCACACGCGCATCCACGCGGGATACAAACCGTTCGTGTGCGAGTTTTGCGGGAAAGGATTTCATCAGAAAG gCAACTACAAGAACCACAAGCTGACGCACAGCGGGGAGAAGCAGTTTAAGTGTTCCATCTGCAGCAAGGCGTTCCACCAGGTGTACAACCTCACCTtccacatgcacacgcacaacGACAAGAAGCCCTTCACCTGCCCCACCTGCGGCAAGGGCTTCTGCAGGAACTTTGACCTGAAGAAACACATCAGGAAGCTGCATGACTCGGCCAGTCAGCAGTCGCCCCCCCAGGCCTGA